Genomic window (Streptosporangium brasiliense):
GTACGGCTTGCGCTCCCTGACCCGGAGCGTGAAGCCGTCGGGCTTGAGGGTGAGCGTCTGCTTGATCTGCATCCGGTAGGCCTCCGGATCGGAGATCGCGAACCGCTGCAGGACGACGGCCAGGGCCAGCCGCGCCTCGGTCAGCGCGAACTGGCGCCCGATGCAGGCCCGCTCGCCGTTGCCGAACGGCTTGTAGGCGGCGGGGTGGTGATCGGCCCTGTTCTCGGGGAGCCAGCGGTCGATGTCGAACTCCTCCGGCCGGTCCCACGCCTTCGGGTGCCGGTGCAGCGGCGGCAGCAGGACGACGGCCGTCTGGCCCTCGCGCACCGGATAGCCGCCGACGGTGGTGTCGGCGAACGCCTTGACCGAGAACGCCGGGATGGGCGACCAGATCCGCAGCGTCTCCTCCAGGATCCGCGGGATCACGTCCAGCTTCATGATCGTTTCGTAGGTGGGGACGGTGTCCCCCGGCAGCATCCGGTCCACCTCGGCGTAGGCGCGGGCGAGCACGTGCGGGTTGCGCAGCAGGTTGTACAGGGCGAAGGAGAGCAGCCCGCTGGTGGTCTCGTGCCCGGCGATGAGGAAGGTCAGGACCTGGTTGCGGATGTTCTCGTCCGACAGCCGCTCGCCGCTCTGCGGGTCGGACGCCTCCAGCATCAGGCCGAGCAGGTCCTTGGTGTCGCTCCGGCCCGCGGCCCGGCGCTGCCTGATGACGTCGTCCACCAGGTCCTGCATGGTCAGGATGTCGGCCCGGTAGGCCTCCTCCTGCCGCTTCTTGAGCTTGGTGACCAGGGGGAGCTGCCGGTTGCGGAACATCGCCTCGGTAAGCGCGCGGCCCATCGACTGCAGGAACGGGTGCAGCTCGGGTGAGTCGAAGGAGTCGAACCGGTAGTCGAACCCGGTGAGGGAGATCGTGTCGAGTGTGAGCCTGGTCATGTCGTCGGGCACGTTGACCTCGTCCGAGACCGCCCACTTGGCCGCAAGGGCCTCCGCCACCTCCAGCATCTGCGGGAAGTACGCCTTCATGGACCGCTGGCTGAAGGCCGGCATCAGGATGCGGTGCGCGTGCCCCCAGACCGGCTCGTCGCGGCGGGCGGTGAACAGCCCGTCGCCGCTGAAGTCACGGACGATGGACAGCGGCGGGTCGACGCCCTTGTAGAAGCGCGTCTCGTCGCAGAGCTCCGCGACCAGGTCCGGGTCGGAGACGAACAGGACCTTACGGCCCAGCAGATCGAGCTGGTAGATGCCTTCGTCGTGCTCCGCGGCGAGTTTTTCGAGGAACGCGTTGGGCGCGTGCGCCGGTATCTGGAGCGTGTTGCCGACGAAGGGCAGCCCCTGCGGGGCGGGGATGGACCGGACTGCCGACATGGAGAACTCCTCCCTTGGCCGACGATCTCCCGACACCGCCAGCCATACACTGTATGTTTGACGCTACCATACGGTGTATGGCAGTGAGTGCGCGCAGGGGACGGCCCCTGACACCTGAGGAGATCTACGCGACCACGCTGCGCCTGGTCGACGCCGCCGGAGTGGACGGGCTGTCCATGCGTAAGCTGGCGGCCGAGCTCGGGGTCAACCCGATGTCGCTCTACCACCACGTGGAGAACAAGACGGCGCTGGTGCGCGGGACCTGCGCGGCCGTCGCCTCCCGGCTGCGGCTGCCCCCCGACGACGGCACCCCGTGGCAGGAGCAGCTACGCGCGCTGGCCCACGCCTACCGCTCCATCTCGCAGTCGCACCCGTCGCTCTGGTCCTACGTCAACCACCACCCCGACGTGATCGATCAGGAAGGCGGCATGTGGGTGGTGTTCAACCGGATCCTCGTCGCGGCCGGGGTCCCCGCCGAGGAGCTGGTCCACACCCGCAAGGCGCTGTTCACGTTCGTCTTCGGCTTCCTGTCCGCCGAGACCAGCGGGCTGCTCACCGAGTTCGGCGGTGCCACGGACGCCGACGACACCTTCGAGGTCGCCCTCGACCTCATCGTCGCCGGTCTTGAGGCCCGCCATTCCTGACACCCCCGCGGGCCGCCGTGCGGGACGTCACCGGGGCGCCGGGCCGGGACCGTGCCCGCGCAGCGCCGCGACCAGCCAGCGCGCGAGGCGGAGGTGTCCCTCATGGGTGGGGTGGACGCCGTCGCGCAGGAGCGCCCCGCGGCCCCAGCGCCGGCCGAGCGGGTCGAGGAAGGCCGCCCCCTCCTCGGCCGCGGCGGAGGCGATGGCGTCCCTGACCCCGTAGGCCCATCGGGGGGCCCGCGCCATCCAGATGGGGCCGATCACCACGGTCCTGGTCCGCGGCCAGTGGGCGCGGACCAGCTCCAGCAGGCGCCTGGCGGCCCCGTTGACCGTGCCGGGCCTGGTCCGGCGGTCGTTGTGCCCGCCGGAGACGATCAGCAGGTCGGGCGCGGGCCGCCAGGAGAGCTCCTCGGCGAAGGACCGCTGGAAGGTCCGCTCCACCGGCCCGGGGTTGACGAAGCCCGTCCCGGCCGCCCCCGCGGTGACCAGCTGCCAGCCCAGCTCGCGCGCGGCCCGCGCGGCGTAGGTGTCCCACCGCTGGACCGGGCCCGACCCGACGGTGAAGCTGTCTCCGATGATCATGACCACCGGGGCCGCGGCCCGGCACGGCGGCGGGCTCGACGGCGGGGGTGAGCCCGCCGGACGGGGCGGGCCCGCCGACGGGGACGGGGCCGGCGTCGCGTCCGGTCCGGCCGCGATCATGTCGGCTGGTACGGCCTCACCGCCCGTCCCGGTGGTGCATCCCGAAATAAGGCAGTAAATCGCTACAAGAATGGCGGCTGTGGATGCTCGGGGACGTCGACGCACAGGCCCGTGCATGCCACCTCGGGGGCTCTAGGCTGCCAATCGGGGACTCTAGGCTGACTCTAGGCTAACGATATGAGCAGTGACCTCTACGGGCGTACGCGGCGACTCGAACTCGCCGACCAGAACCTGCGCTCCTTCGACGCGGTGGTCCTGGCCTCGTCACCCGACGGGATCGTCTTGAGCAGGTCGGCATTCTATCCAGGCGGGGGCGGCCAGCCGGCGGATCACGGGGTTCTCATCTGGCTGGGAGTGGAGACCCGCATCACCGGAGTGCGCAAAGGTGACGAGCTATACCTGATCCCCGCCGAGGACGACCCGCTCCCGCCGCCGGGGACAACTGTGCGGGCGGCCGTCGCCGACGAGAGGCGCTCGGCCCTGATGCGCACCCACTCGGCGCTGCACGTGCTGTGCGGGGTGGTCTTCCGTGACTTCGGCGCCCTCGTCACGGGCGGCAACATGGAGGAGCTGAGCGCCCGGATGGACTTCAACCTGCCCGAGGTGCCCCCCGGTTTCAAGGAGGCCGTGGAGGAGGCCTGCAACGCCGAGATCGCCGCCGACCGCCGGATCGACGTCCGGGTGCTCCCCCGCGCGGAGGCCTTCGCGATCCCCGACATCATCAGGACGGCCACGAACCTGGTGCCCGAGACGGTCGAGGAGGTCCGGATCATCGACATCGTCGGCCTGGACTGCCAGGCCGACGGCGGCACCCACGTCGCCTCCACCAAGCAGATCGGCCGCATGCGGGTGGCCAAGATCGAGAGCAAGGGCAAGGGCTTCCGCCGCCTCCGCGTCGAGGTGGCGGACTGAGGCCCCTGGAGCTCGCGCCGGGACGGGGCGACCGTCCCGGCTCCCCCGCGGCCGGCGGTCACCAGCCGGGGAGCTCGAAGATCTTCCCGGGCCGGATGTCCTCCGGCGGGGCATGACGGGCGCCGGGCGCACGGGGCCGGGTCCCACCGGCCGTGGAGCCGGGGCCACCGGGCCGGTCCCGGCCCCCGGCCCCGTCATGGCAGGCCCGCAGCGCGTCACCGGCCCGCAGCGTGTCACCGGCCCGTGGCGCGTCACAGGCCCGTAGCGCGTCCAGGATCGTCTCCCAGGTGCCGTCCTGGGACCAGCGGCGGTGCCGGTTGTAGACGGTCTTCCACCTGCCGTAGACCTCCGGCACGCCCCGCCACGAGCAGGCGGTGCGGTTCCGGAAGAACACGCCGTTGATCACCGCGCGGTGGTCGGCCCATCGGTGCCCCCGTCGGGGATGGGCGGGCAGCAACGGCACCAGCCGTATCCACTCGTCTTCGGTCAGATCATGACGTTTCAGGCGGTCATCCACGACCACATGATCTACACCATCGGCGCCCGAAGAGCCACGTGACAGGGCCGGGCCGCCGCCATCCCTGTCCCCGGGACCGCCCGGAGAGCGGGCACTCCCCGTCCGGGACGTCCAGAAGGGGGCGGACCCGCTTTCAGGACCGTCCCAGGATCGGGCGGACCCGCTTCCAGGGCCGCCCCGGGATCGGGCGGACGCGCTTTCAGGGCCGCCCCGGGATCGGGCGGACGCGCTTTCAGGGCCGCCCCGGGATCGGGCGGACATACTTCCGGAACCGCCGCGGGAACCGGCACCCCATCTCCGGGGAGCGGGCGGACGCGGTCCGAGGGCATGCCGCGTCCCTGCGGGCGGACGCGGTTCGGGGGCATGCCGCGTCCCTGTGGGCGACCACTCCGGCCCCTCCGCGCCACATCTGCCCCACCCGTTCTCCGCCATAGGGTGCGTTTTAAGTTTTTGCAGGTCAGACCTTGCCTTGAGGGCTAATATTTGGGCATTATCTGGCGTTACGGGCCGCCCTATCCCAGCCCCGTGCAGTGGTTCTCACCGCTCGGGCAAGTGGGGCGGTCCGTCCATCACACCCCCACGGGCGCCCTCCGGAGACGGGCACGGCCACCGGCCCTTCCCCCGCCCCCGCCTCCGGAGCGCCGGGTCCGCCGTCGCGGCGGCACCGGGCGACGCCGGGAGGGCGCCATCCGGTTGGCGCCCTCCCGGCCGGCCCGGGCCGGCCTGGCAGGTCCGTTCGGTGTGGGTCGGGCCTGCTACCCGCCGATGTGCGGTGCGCGGGCGGCGGCGGAGCCGTCCCGGATCACCTCGCCGGTGAGGTTGCCGTTGGCTCCCGAGCCCAGGAAGACGACGAGGTTGGCCACGTCGTCGGAGTCGGAGAGCCTGCGGGTGGGGGTGGCGGCGGCGAGGGCGTCGGTGACGAATGCCGGGATGTCAGGACGGCTGTCGGTGAGGGTGAAGCCCGGTGCCACGACGTTGACCAGGATCCCGTCCCGGCCGCCGTTCCAGGCCAGGCTGCGGGCGAGCCCGTGCAGGCCCGATTTGGCGGTGCCGTAGGGGCCCGGCCCGGGCAGGCCCTCCTCCGCGACGCTTGAGGAGATCAACACGATGCGGCCCCAGCCCTTGGCGCGCATGCCGGGCAGGACCGCGCGGACCGTGGCCGCCGTGCCGATCAGGTTGGCGCCGATCATCGCGTCCCACTCCTGCAGCGGCACGTCCTCGAACCGGAGGCTGGGGTCAGGCGGGCCGTCGCCGCCCCAGCGCACGGCATTGGCGACGAGAACGTCGATCTCGCCCCAGCGCTCGACGACGGTCGCGACGGCGCGGTCTATGGTGGGCAGGTCCTCGAGGTCGACCCGGACGACATGCGCCTGCCCACCGACGGCCTCGACGTCGGCGGCCACCTTCTCGGCGCTGTCCGGGTTGTTGCGGTACGTGATCGCCACCCGGGTGCCTTCGCGTCCGTAGGCGCGGGCGGTCGCGGCTCCGATCCCGGTCGACGCGCCGGTGATCAGGGCCACCCGGCCGTTGAGATCTGTGTTCATGGTGCGGCTGTCCTCTTGCCTTCGCTGATCGGATGGGGAGTCATGGTCAGGCCGGCGTCCCGGCGGGCGCCCGGGTCGCCAGGGCGTGCACCGCGGCGAGCGCCGCAGCGTGAGAGGCCTCGTGCTGCTCACGGAACTGCGCGAGGAAGGGCATGACCGCGGCATGGGTGAGCTCGGCATGGACGAACTCCACGTCGTCCAGTCCGAGCACGGAGAAGTAGGCGCGCAGGTAGGGCTCCTGGAAGTCGAACTGCTCGCGGGGCGTGCCCGGCCCGTAGCCTCCGCCGCGCGCGCTCAGCACCACGGCCGACTTCCCCTTGAGCGGCAGCCAGGGCAGGGTCACGCGGTCGATCCATGCCTTGAGCGCGGCGGGCACCGTGAAGTTGTACATCGGCACGCCCAGGAGCAGGACGTCCGCCGCGAGGAGCTGTTCCACCAGCGGGCGGGTGGCTGCCCAGCTCCTGGCCAGTTCGGGGGCGCCGGCGGCCACCTTGTCCATGGTCTCGATGTCGCGCACGCCGTTCACTGATGACTGGGTGGCGAGGTGGACCCGGTCCTCGTCGATGGGCCGCACCGGGTCGGCCACCAGGTCGCGGTAGGTGTAGACCCCGTCGGGATGGGTGACCCGCCAGTCGGCCACGAAGGTGCTGCCGAGCCTGCGCGAGAACGAGTCGCTGCGTCCGCCGGCGTCCAGGTGGAGAAGATGCGTCACAAGATTGCCCCACATTCAAGATGATCTGGATTCGCAATCAATATAGAGCAAGATAGTCTTGAGTCAAGAACATCTTGGCTTGGTATCATGCTGCGCATGGCCAACGCCCCCACCCCGGAAGGCTCGCCCGACATCTGGTTGCACCAGGACTTGCACTGGGTGTTCGCACGGCTGAAGCAGGGCCTGGCCGCAGCCGAGGCCGCGGCCGTACGCGAGCACGGCATGACCCTGTGGGGCTACACGGTGTTGATGGCCGTCGTCGAAGCCCCCGCCGGCTCCCAACTCGCTCTCGCCCAGGCCGTGTCGGTCGACAAGAGCAAGCTGGTCCTCATCCTCGACGAACTGGAGAACGACGGCTTGGTGCGCCGCCGGCCGGACCCCGCCGACCGCAGGGCCCGCATCATCGAGGTCACCACCGAAGGCAGCCGCGCCCTCAAGGCCGCCCGCGGCGACATCAAGGCGATCGAGGACCAACTCCTGGCCGACCTCGCCCCCGCGGCCCGGGACGCCCTGCAGAGCGCGCTGCAACACCTCGTCGGCGAGCCCATCGCGAGAGTCGAGGCCGGACGGTCACCCGGAACCGCCTGCACGCCCGCCCCGGCCTGACCGCACCCGGAGCCCATGAAGAAGGTCCCGTCTCCGGACGGAGATCAGGAATCCTCGCCAGGAGGCGCTACGAGCTGCCGGAACGTCACAGAT
Coding sequences:
- a CDS encoding TetR/AcrR family transcriptional regulator, translating into MAVSARRGRPLTPEEIYATTLRLVDAAGVDGLSMRKLAAELGVNPMSLYHHVENKTALVRGTCAAVASRLRLPPDDGTPWQEQLRALAHAYRSISQSHPSLWSYVNHHPDVIDQEGGMWVVFNRILVAAGVPAEELVHTRKALFTFVFGFLSAETSGLLTEFGGATDADDTFEVALDLIVAGLEARHS
- a CDS encoding SGNH/GDSL hydrolase family protein; this translates as MIIGDSFTVGSGPVQRWDTYAARAARELGWQLVTAGAAGTGFVNPGPVERTFQRSFAEELSWRPAPDLLIVSGGHNDRRTRPGTVNGAARRLLELVRAHWPRTRTVVIGPIWMARAPRWAYGVRDAIASAAAEEGAAFLDPLGRRWGRGALLRDGVHPTHEGHLRLARWLVAALRGHGPGPAPR
- a CDS encoding alanyl-tRNA editing protein, with translation MSSDLYGRTRRLELADQNLRSFDAVVLASSPDGIVLSRSAFYPGGGGQPADHGVLIWLGVETRITGVRKGDELYLIPAEDDPLPPPGTTVRAAVADERRSALMRTHSALHVLCGVVFRDFGALVTGGNMEELSARMDFNLPEVPPGFKEAVEEACNAEIAADRRIDVRVLPRAEAFAIPDIIRTATNLVPETVEEVRIIDIVGLDCQADGGTHVASTKQIGRMRVAKIESKGKGFRRLRVEVAD
- a CDS encoding transposase encodes the protein MDDRLKRHDLTEDEWIRLVPLLPAHPRRGHRWADHRAVINGVFFRNRTACSWRGVPEVYGRWKTVYNRHRRWSQDGTWETILDALRACDAPRAGDTLRAGDALRACHDGAGGRDRPGGPGSTAGGTRPRAPGARHAPPEDIRPGKIFELPGW
- a CDS encoding SDR family NAD(P)-dependent oxidoreductase encodes the protein MNTDLNGRVALITGASTGIGAATARAYGREGTRVAITYRNNPDSAEKVAADVEAVGGQAHVVRVDLEDLPTIDRAVATVVERWGEIDVLVANAVRWGGDGPPDPSLRFEDVPLQEWDAMIGANLIGTAATVRAVLPGMRAKGWGRIVLISSSVAEEGLPGPGPYGTAKSGLHGLARSLAWNGGRDGILVNVVAPGFTLTDSRPDIPAFVTDALAAATPTRRLSDSDDVANLVVFLGSGANGNLTGEVIRDGSAAARAPHIGG
- a CDS encoding FMN-dependent NADH-azoreductase is translated as MTHLLHLDAGGRSDSFSRRLGSTFVADWRVTHPDGVYTYRDLVADPVRPIDEDRVHLATQSSVNGVRDIETMDKVAAGAPELARSWAATRPLVEQLLAADVLLLGVPMYNFTVPAALKAWIDRVTLPWLPLKGKSAVVLSARGGGYGPGTPREQFDFQEPYLRAYFSVLGLDDVEFVHAELTHAAVMPFLAQFREQHEASHAAALAAVHALATRAPAGTPA
- a CDS encoding MarR family winged helix-turn-helix transcriptional regulator, which codes for MANAPTPEGSPDIWLHQDLHWVFARLKQGLAAAEAAAVREHGMTLWGYTVLMAVVEAPAGSQLALAQAVSVDKSKLVLILDELENDGLVRRRPDPADRRARIIEVTTEGSRALKAARGDIKAIEDQLLADLAPAARDALQSALQHLVGEPIARVEAGRSPGTACTPAPA